In Alcaligenes faecalis, the sequence CGTCTGGGTCTGGTCGCTCAGGAAGTGGCGCGTCTGGCTGGGCAGATTCTGAATGAGTGGAGCGCTGCCCAGAAGAAACTGGCGCAAATCAAAGCCCATCCCGAGGCTTTGAAAGACATACAGCAGCAATTGAATGTCCTGATGCCCACTTTGTTTCTGGAAAGCAATGAATACGCGCAGCTGGCGCATATGCCACGCTATTTGAAAGCCGTACAAACTCGGGTGGACAAGTTACGTGCCGATCCGGCCCGCGACCAACGCTTGATGCAGGATATGTCGGTCTTGCTGACGAAGTATCAGCGTGCCGTGGCAGCGCTGAAAGGCGCGACCGATAGCGGCTTGCGGGACTTCCGCTGGATGCTGGAGGAATTGCGTGTGTCCTTGTTTGCCCAGGAACTGCGCACCCCCATGCCTGTCTCGGTCAAGCGTCTGGAAAAAGCCTGGGCTGCCTTGCAGCGCTAGATTGTTTGTTATTTTGGTATTGGTCGGCAGGGGGCGGGTGATTGTGCGTTTGTCGTTCAGCGAGATGTGAACCAATCGAAACATATTGCCTGCCCTTATTCACCCTGAGCATCGCTTCAGGGTCACCAATGTCTATTGGCTTAAGTACAATTCCATCATGAGCGAAACCACCCCTTCCTTTGTCCATTTGCGATCCCACTCGGAGTTCTCCGTGGTGGACGGCATCGCCCGTATTCCCGAAATGATCAAAAAAGCGCAGGCCTATGGGCAGCCTGCATTGGCTTTGACGGATTTGTGCAACTTGTTTGGGCAGATCAAGTTCTATACCTCGGCGCGTAAAGCCGGGCTGAAAGCCATCATGGGTTGTGATATCTGGCTGCAGAACGAGGAAGACCGCGAAAAACCGTCGCGCTTGTTGTTGCTGGTGCAAAACGAGGCCGGTTACCTGAGTCTGTGCGACATTCTGACCCGTGCCTGGCTGGGCAACCAGTACAAGGGGCGGGCAGAAGTACAACGCGCCTGGCTGAAAGAATGCAGTGGTCTGATTGCCCTGTCCGGTGGACGGATGGGCGATGTAGGCCAGGCTCTGGCCGATGGCAATCTGGAATTGGCCCGTGATTGTGCCCGTCATTGGGAAAATCTGTTCCCTGGCGCTTTCTATATTGAGTTGCAGCGTAGCGGTGCTGACGGCGACGAGCAGTACGTACAGGCTGCCATGCGTTTGGCCGCCGAGATGGACCTGCCCGTCGTGGCCACGCACCCTATTCAGTTTATTGCACCGGACGATTTCCGCGCGCACGAAGTGCGGGTGTGTATTGCCGAAGGCGAGCAACTGGCTAACCCCAAGCGTGTGAAGCGTTTTACGCAAGAGCAGTACTTTCTTAGCTCGGACGAAATGCAGCAGCGATTTGCGGATGTGCCGTCTGCGCTGGAAAACACGCTGGAAATTGCCAAGCGTTGCAACCTGGAACTGGAACTGGGTAAACCTTATTTGCCCGACTTTCCTACGCCCGATGGCATGTCGCTGGGCGACTTCCTGATTCAGCAGGCCAAAGATGGTCTGGAAATCCGCTTGAAGCAGTTGTATGCCGACCCCGAGGAGCGCGAGAAGCAACGCCCCACCTACGAAGAACGCTTGATGTGGGAGTGCAACACCATTATTTCCATGGGGTTCCCCGGTTACTTCCTGATCGTGGCGGACTTCATCAACTGGGGTAAACATAATGGCGTGCCCGTAGGACCGGGTCGAGGATCGGGGGCGGGTTCTCTGGTGGCTTACAGCATGGGGATTACCGACCTGGACCCCTTGCGCTATGACTTGCTGTTCGAACGTTTCCTGAACCCCGAGCGGGTTTCCATGCCTGACTTTGACGTGGACTTTTGCCAGGACAACCGCGAACGCGTTATTGATTACGTTAAGCAGAAATATGGCCGTCAGGCCGTCAGCCAGATCGCCACATTCGGTACTCTGGGTGCGAAAGCGGTGGTGCGCGACGTAGGCCGCGTGCTGGAGCTGCCCTACAGCCTGTGCGATGGCTTGTCCAAACTGATTCCGTTCAACCCTGCCGATCCCTGGACGCTGGAACGTGCGCTGGCCGATGAGCCTGCTTTCCGCGAGCGTTACGAGAACGACGAGGAAGTCAAAGCCCTGATCGACCTGGCCCGCCCCTTGGAAGGCCTGACCCGTAGCGTGGGCATGCACGCCGGGGGCGTCCTGATTGCGCCTGGCAAGTTGATCGATTTCTGCCCGCTGTACGCCCAGTCCGGCCCTGATGCCAACGCCGTGTCGCAATACGACAAGGACGACGTGGAGGCCGCGGGTCTGGTCAAGTTCGACTTTCTGGGTCTGCGTAACCTGACCATTCTGGATTGGGCCGTGCGCTATGTGCGCCAGTTCAATGCGGACAAACGTGATTTCGACATCATGGCTTTGCCATTGGATGACGACGCTTCCTACAAGATTCTGTGCGAGGGCAATACCACCGCCGTGTTCCAGCTGGAATCGCGCGGGATGAAAGAGCTGTTGCGCAGTCTGCGACCTTCCACTTTTGAAGACATTATCGCCATGCTGGCCCTGTATCGTCCGGGGCCGCTGGAGTCGGGCATGGTGGTGGACTTCGTGAACCGGAAACACGGTCGGGCTGAAGTGGATTATTTCCACCCGGATCTGGAGAGCACCCTGAGCAGTACCTACGGGGTGATCGTCTACCAGGAACAGGTGATGCTGATCTCGCAGATTATCGGTGGCTACTCGCTGGGTGGTGCCGACTTGCTGCGTCGTGCCATGGGCAAGAAAAAGCCCGAGGAAATGGCCAAGCACCGGGTCCTGTTCGAGGAAGGGGCGGTCAAGAAAGGCCACGACCCTGAATTGGCGGTCAAGCTGTTTGACCTGATGGAAAAGTTTGCGGGCTACGGCTTTAACAAGAGTCACTCCGCTGCTTACGCCCTGATTGCCTATCACACGGCCTGGCTGAAAGCTCACCATCCGGCCGAGTTCCTGGCCGCGACCTTATTGTCCGATATGGACGATACCGACAAGGTACAGATTTTCTGGAAAGACGCGCTGGCTAATGGCGTGGAAGTTCTGCCGCCGGATATCAATGCGTCCAACTATCGCTTTGAGCCTGTGCAGGACAGCTATACGGAAAAAGGCTTGCCGCCTCGCACCATGCGTTATGGCCTGGGTGCCGTGAAAGGGACGGGTCAGGCTGCGGTTGAAGCGATTGTGGATGCGCGCAAGCAAGGCGGTCCTTTCACCAGCCTGTTTGACTTCTGCCGTCGTGTGGACCGCCATCAGGTGAACAAGCGCACGATTGAAGCCTTGGTGCGCGCAGGTGCTTTTGACACGATTGATGAAAACCGCGCTGCCTTGCTGGCCAGTATCGGCGCGGCTACGGAAGCTGCCGAACAGGCCGAACGTAGCGCCAACCAGTCCTCGCTGTTTGATGACGACTCCAACGATATTGTGGAAGGCGAGGTTGCGAAAGTAGCCCCCTGGAGCCTGCAAGATCGCTTGCGTCAGGAAAAGACGGCGCTAGGCTTTTACTTCAGCGGTCACTTGTTTGATGCCTGGCGTGATGAAGTCCGCCGTTTCGCACCAACACCTTTGGCACGTCTGGAAGCCTCGCGCAGCCCGCAGTGGTTTGCCGGCGTGCTGTCGGCCGTGCGTGTACGCATGACACGTCGTGGCAAGATGCTGTACGCCATGCTGGATGACGGCTCGGCGCAGCTGGAAGTGGCTATCTTCAATGAACTGTTTGAAGAGCACCGCCAGCGTCTGAAAGAAGACCAGTTGATCATCATCCAGGGCAAGGTCAGCAACGACGATTACACTGGCGGCTTGCGCATCAATGCCGACGCTATTTTCGACTTGCAACTGGCCCGTGAAGCCCGTGCCAGTTGCCTGAGCATCGGTCTGAACAATAATGCCGACGCACAGCGCCTGCAAACCTTGCTGGCGCCACACCGCGCCGAGCAGCAGGGCGGTGTGCCGGTTGAAGTGCAATTGCAGCGTCCTGATTACGAGTGCGTCGTGCAGTTGGGCCCGCAATGGCGTGTCCGTTTGGCAGATTCCTTGCTGGAACAGCTGGAAGACTGGGATGCCACGCACGAGGTGGAGATCAGCTACCGATGAGGCCCTTGCGCATTCTGCACTCGGAAGCCGCCACCAGCTTTGGCGGTCAGGAAAACTACATCCTGCGCGCCATGCGCATTTTGCGCGAGCGGGGGCATCAGGTGGAGGCCGCCTGCCAACCCCATGCCCAGTTGACCGAGCGCCTGCGCGACGAGGGTTTTGTTGTCCATACCCTGTTGATGGATGGTCCGGCCAACTATATGCGCGGTGTGCGCCAGTTGCGTCGGGTTTTGCGCCAAGGCCAGTTTGATGTGCTGAACAGCCATAGCCGCCGCGACACCATGCTGGCCGGTGTGGCCGGGCGCTTGGCGGGGACCCCCTTGATTGTGCGCACGCGCCATCTGGCCAAGAAAGTGGGCTCCCTGATGTCTTACACCATCGTGCCCAAGCGAGTCATTACGCCCAGCGACTATGTGCGCGATCACTTGATCGAGCGCGGTGTGAAACCCGAGCATGTTCAGGTGGTCTACCCTTGTGTTGATCCCAGCGTGATTGATTCGGCACCGGCCCTGGATTTGCGTGCCGAGCTGGGTCTGGCGTCTGATACCTTGCTGGTAGGTTGCGTTGCTGTATTGCGGCGCGAAAAAGGCCATCATGAGCTGATCGCTGCCATGCAGCCCTTGTTTGATCGCTATCCTCAATTGCACTTGGTGCTGGTGGGGGGCGGCTCGCCGGGCTATGAGCAGTTGCAGGCCCTGATCGCAGAGCTGGGGTTGCAGGAGCGGATTCATATGCTGGGCGCTCGTTCAGATGTGCCCTCAATTCTGCCCAATCTGGATGTTTTTGCCTTGGCGACCCATATGGAAGCCTCGGGCACTGTATTTGTAGAAGCGGGCTGCGCTGGCATTCCCGTGGTGGGCAGTCGCATAGGCGGTGTGCCCGAGGTATTGCAGGAAGGCCGTAGCGGTTTGCTGGCGGATGTACACGATAAGCAGGCCTGGTGTGCTGCCATAGAACAATTGATTCAGAATCCACAGCTGCGTCAGGACATGGGGGCCGCAGGCCGCCTGTTTTGTCGTAGCGACGAGCGCTTTACCCCCGTCGCCATGGGCGACCGTCTGGAAAGCGCTTACTACCGCTGGTTAAAGGAGCTTCAGGGATGAAAGTGGCAAGCACTGTGCCCGTCATGATGTACCACCATGTCACCCCGGAAGGGGGCATGATCAATGCCAGTCCCGAGCATTTCGAGCAGCATTTGCAATGGTTGAAGAAAAACGGCTGGACCAGCCTGACAACCGAGCAATTCGTCGGCCATTTGCAAGGGCAGGGCGTACCGCCCAAATCGGTACTGATTACCTTTGATGATGGCTACCTGGATAACTGGGTCTACGCCTATCCCTTGCTGAAAAAATATGGCTTCAATGCCGTGATTTTCCTGGTAACAAGCTGGATCAATGAGGGGCCTGTGCGCCCTTATCTGGGTCAGGGTCAGGACGTGCCGGAGTGTCCGGATCATCGGGAATGTGAGGCGCGCATCGAGCAAGGCCGTAGCGACGAGGTTATTTTGCGCTGGAGTGAAATCCACGCCATGCAGGCTGATGGCGTGTTCGAGTTCCACAGCCATACTCACACGCATACTCGCTGGGACTTGAGTGAACAACGCGACCAAAAGAACGACAAGATGCGTTGGGAGCTGGATCAGTCCCGCAAGACCTTGATGGCCAATATGGGCACGGTCTCCGATCAGCTCTGTTGGCCGCAAGGCTATTTTGATCCGGATTACGTACAGGTCGCCCAGCAGGCAGGTTTCCGCTATCTGTACACGACGCGCGCCTTTGGCTCCAACCAGCCCGGTAGCGATCCATTGCATATTTACCGCTTCGCCGTGCGTGATACGACAGGCGTCTCGGTGGGGCGCAGGCTGAATGTCGCGGTACATCCCGTGATTGGTCCGATTTTCAACAGGTGGAAAGCATGGCGTCGTCGTCAACGACAGAAGTAGAACAAAGCGCCGTGTCCAGTTCCGGCAAGCGCCTGTCCGTGATCCTGATTACCAAAAACGAGCAGGCGCATATCCGCGCTTGTCTGGAATCGGTGGCCTTTGCGGACGAGATCATTGTGGTGGACTCGGGCAGCACGGATGAGACCGTGGAAATCGCCCGGTCCATGGGGGCGAAAGTCACGGTCACCCCGGATTGGCCTGGCTTTGGGCCGCAGAAGAATCGGGCGCTGGATCAGGCCACGGGCGAGTGGGTGCTATCCATTGATGCGGATGAGCGTGTTACCCCCGAGCTGGCACAGTTGATTCAGCAGGAAATGGCTCAACCGCGTGGTACGGCTTATCGGATTGCCCGTCTGTCAGAATTCGCAGGCCGGTGGATGCGCCATAGTGGTTGGTGGCCAGACCGGGTTCTGCGTCTGTTCAAGCGTGGCACCGCCCGCTTTAACGATGCCAAAGTCCATGAAAGCGTGCAGACCGAGCATCCCGTCCTGATTCTGGATGGTCATTTTCTGCATTACCCCTACGCCAGTCTTGAAGTCTTTATTGACAAGATCAACCGCTACTCCTCGGATGCGGCGCGTCAAATGCAGGCCAAGGGCAAGACAACCAGCTTGCCGGGTATTGCTGGTCATGCCAGCTGGACCTTTGTACGCCACTACATAGTTCGACGTGGTTTTCTGGACGGCCCCCAAGGCTTCATTCTGGCGTGCATGGCCGCTTCAGGCAGCCTGTTTCGATATAGTAAGCTGTGGTACTACACCCGTCAGAAGTCAGATTAGCCCCTTATAATGCCGCCTATGATTCCGATTCTTATGTACCACCAGGTCGGGGTGCCCGCTCCCAAAGGCTCGCCATACCGTGGTTTGACTGTGCATCCAACTGATTTTCGGCGCCAGATGACGTGGCTGAAGCGCTTGGGCTATCGCGGTTTGTCCATGGCGCAATTGATGCCGTACCTGCGGGGTGAAAAGCAGGGCAAGGTCGTGGGGATCAGCTTTGATGACGGCTACCGTAACGTCTTTCAAAACGCGATGCCGGTGCTGGATGAATTGGGCTTTACGGCCACCAATTACATCGTCGCCCGACATCTGGACGGTTCCAACTTCTGGGATCAACCCAAAGGCGTACCTCATTCCGGTCTGATGTCCTTGCCCGAGCTGCGCGCCTGGGTGAATGCCGGTCATGAAGCCGGTTCGCATACGCTGGACCATGTGCATTTGACGGATGTGTCCTCGGAAATTGCTCATTACCAGATCGCGCAATCCAAGACGGAGCTGCAGGATGCGCTGCAAGTGGAAGTCAGCGCTTTCTGCTATCCCTATGGGGATCAGAATCAGGCCATCCGCGAGCAGGTGCGTCAGGCAGGGTATCTGAACGCCACCACCACCAATCGCGGTCTGGCCCGTTCAGACGATGATTTGTTTGATTTGCCCCGCGTGACGGTCTCGCGCTCCACCAATATTTTGCGCTTCGTGCAAAAGTGCGTGACACGCCTGGAAGACAAGCGCCGTACGGTTTCCCGCTCATGAGTTCAGATCAAACCCACGATACTCCCGCTGCGATTCCCGAGCGTTTGCGTATTGCTTTTGTGGTCGATCGTTTCGGCAATCGCTTTGGCGGCGCCGAGGCGTATGGCGTGGAGCTGATGCGCGAGCTGGCCGAAAAACACGAAATTACCGTGTTTGCGCGTGAATATGACAGCCGCTGCGATTTGAAGCTGGCCTATGTGCCTATTCGTCATTGGTCTCATTGGCCAGGTTGGATACGCGGCATCTTGTTTGCCCGTCAGGCGGCCAAGGCCACGGCCCAGGGTTTTGATATTGTGCATTCGCACATGAACGGCTGGTGTGGAGATGTGGAAGTCGTCCATGTCACCCCCGTGCGCTTTAACTGGCGCGTGCGACCTTTGCCTTTGTTGAAAAAACTAGGTTCTTACTTCAGTCCGCGGGTTTGGGGTTATCTGGGTTTGGAAAAGCGGCGCTTGCGTCCCGGTCCTCATGCTGTGGTCGCCGTTTCGGGCCTGATTGCCGAACAGTTGCAGCAAGCTTATGGCAGTGTGCACGACTATCCCGTCATTGCTCCCGGTGTGGCCTTGCCACAAGCTGATGTCCAAGGTGAAGAGCGTGCCAAGGTTCGTGAGTCTTTAGGTTTTACGAAAGAACAGGTGGTTTGCTTGCTGGTGGCGCGTAACCCACTGCGTAAAGGCTTGAGCACGGTGCTGGAAGCCTTGGCGAAATTGCCATCTCATTATCGTTTGCTGGTCGTAGGTGGAAAGCCGGGTTTGCGTGATCAGATGCGCCAGCAGCTGCAGGCCCTGAACATGCAGGACCGCGTCATCTTGCAAGGTGAGACCTCTAACGTCGACCCCTTTTATCGCGCTGCCGATATTTATGTGCATCCCACCCTGAATGACAGCTTTGGCATGGCACCGCTGGAAGCCATGTCCTATGGCCTGCCGGTTGTACTCAGCCCGGCTCCGTGGTGCGGCTTTGCCCAGTATGTGCAGGGAGGTTATCACGCCTTGCTGCTCAGCCATCCGGAAGATGCTCAGGAACTGGCCCAAGCTATTGAAAAAATTAGCAAAGATCCGGTGATGGCCCGCAATCTGGTGGAGAATTCCAGAGAGTTGCTGGTCCAGTTCAGTTGGCCTGCAGTGGCCTCTCAATACCAGGCTCTGTATGCCGAGGTTTTGAAGCGCCGCTAAGGCAGGTTGTTGTATTTAGGTTGCGCTTGAACGGGTCAAAACACGTTCAGTTATTGTTCAGCCAGGGCTACAGCAGATACACTTCGTTTCGTGTGCGCATCTTCGAGGTGCTTTTTTGCAGTTAATTAAGCACGTTGCAGGCGGAGCGATTTGTGAAAGTTCTTATTACTGATATTCATCACGGCAATGGTGGTGGTCACGTGACCTACGTCCTGAGCTTGTTGCGAGAAATGTCGAATCGCTGCGAGTTCACGCTGGCTGCGCCGCCAACCGGACGTCTCTATCAAGAGGCCTCCCGCATCCCCAATGTGCGCGTGCTGCCGGGCTTGTATACCTCCCGCATCTTTACCGCTTTGCCTGAAATCTGGCGTCTGCGGCAATTTTTGAAAACCAATCGTTTTGATATTGCCCACTGCAATGGCGGGGCGGACCATCGACACCTGATGGCTGCCAGCCTGGGGCTGCGTGAAGCGCCAGCGATTGTCTGGACCAAACATAATACGAATGAAGTCGGTAGCTTCGGCCATAGCCTGCGCGCGCGCTTCGGCACCCAGTCGGCCATTGCTGTCTGCGAATTTGTGAAGCGTCAGTTGCAGCAGTCGGGCTATGCCCGTGCGCCGATTACAGTCGTGCGTAATGGTATTGATGTGTCCTATTTACAGCCGCCGTCCCGTGCTCAACGGGCGCAGGCTCGCCAGCAGTTTTTTGGGGATTTGCCTGATAACACGCTGGTTTTTGGCAGTATTGGTGGCACCGATTTGAATAAAGGCTGGTTATTGCTGGTGGAGGCGGTCAGCCGCCTGTCCCCCGAGCAGCGCAGCCGTATTCGTATTCTGGTCGCGGGTGATCCGCCCAATGAGGCGATGAAAGCACGTGTGCGCGAACTGAGCATGGAGCAATCTGTCACCTTCCCTGGCCTGGTTTCTGATGTTCGTCAGGTGCTGGCTGCCTGCGATGTGGGCTTTGTGCTGTCCTATCGCGAAGCGGCTTCCTATGCCAGTTGTGAAACCATGGCTGCCGGCTTGCCAACGCTGGTCTCCGCGGCGGGCGGTTTGCCAGAAAATGTACGTGATGGCGTGGATGGCTGGGTTGTACCAGTAGGGGATGTGGAAGCGCTGCATTCGTATTTGCAGCAACTGCTCAATGACAAATTCTGTCTGCGCACCTTGGGCGGTAATGCCCGGCGTCGTGTGGAAGAGGAGTTTTCCTTGAGCAAATTTGCAGCAGATACCGAAAAGGTTTACCGCCACGCCAGGGCTCAGCGTTTTGGGGATCGTCAGTCAAATCTCGCCTGATAAGGGCTTGAATTAAAAAGAGGTGTTCTGATTGGGATTCAGAACACCTCTTTTTTTATGCGTAGCGCTTGCTGAGTGGTGCAGTGAGCGTTTCCAACTCCGTCAGCCAGATCAAGGCGTCCTCCCGCTTTTCCCCACACATTTCCTGCGAGGCTTGCAAGCCCGAGCAACAGGCAGGGCGTTCAGGCTGGCCGAAAATCCGACAACGCAGTTGTTCGTCCAGCTGGATACAGGGCACACCCGCTGGTTTGCCGTGGGGCATGCCGGGAATGGGACTGGAAATAGAGGGGGCGATACAGCAGGCCCCGCATTCAGAACGACAAATCATGCCCAACCTCGGGACCAATACACCAGAATCCCGACATATTCCTTGATGATGGAACGGCTGGATTGCAGGGCCATCAGATTGGGTTTCCACATGGAAAACTCGGGGCTGTTCGGAACCGTTAGCTGTGGAGCGGCACCAGCCGGGATCACATTGACCCCTTGCTTGCGAAAAATCGCCATGGCACGTGGCATGTGCAGGGCAGAAGTCACCAACAAAACTTTCTTGGCCTGCTTTTCTTCCAGCAACTGGGCGGTGTACTCGCCATTTTGCTGGGTGGTCAGGCTTTCGTTTTCCATCAGCGTGGCCGAGGCGGGAACATCCAGGCTATTCAGGGTATTGGCCATGACTTTGGCCTCGCTGATGCCGCCGTCCAGAGCGGCTCCCGACAAGACAATATAAGGAGCACGACCCGCTTTATACAGATCAGCTGCCCGTTCTACCCGTGCCGATGTCTTTTGTGCTGTCTGGGGCAGGAACCAATTGCTGCGGTTTTGAGCGGTGTGGCCGCCCAGAACCACAATGGCATCGGCCTGCGTCACCTGCTCAGCCGGCTGATAGGGATACATTCTTTCCAGATAGCCGCCCGCATACAGGCTG encodes:
- a CDS encoding glycosyltransferase family 4 protein; this encodes MKVLITDIHHGNGGGHVTYVLSLLREMSNRCEFTLAAPPTGRLYQEASRIPNVRVLPGLYTSRIFTALPEIWRLRQFLKTNRFDIAHCNGGADHRHLMAASLGLREAPAIVWTKHNTNEVGSFGHSLRARFGTQSAIAVCEFVKRQLQQSGYARAPITVVRNGIDVSYLQPPSRAQRAQARQQFFGDLPDNTLVFGSIGGTDLNKGWLLLVEAVSRLSPEQRSRIRILVAGDPPNEAMKARVRELSMEQSVTFPGLVSDVRQVLAACDVGFVLSYREAASYASCETMAAGLPTLVSAAGGLPENVRDGVDGWVVPVGDVEALHSYLQQLLNDKFCLRTLGGNARRRVEEEFSLSKFAADTEKVYRHARAQRFGDRQSNLA
- a CDS encoding polysaccharide deacetylase family protein codes for the protein MKVASTVPVMMYHHVTPEGGMINASPEHFEQHLQWLKKNGWTSLTTEQFVGHLQGQGVPPKSVLITFDDGYLDNWVYAYPLLKKYGFNAVIFLVTSWINEGPVRPYLGQGQDVPECPDHRECEARIEQGRSDEVILRWSEIHAMQADGVFEFHSHTHTHTRWDLSEQRDQKNDKMRWELDQSRKTLMANMGTVSDQLCWPQGYFDPDYVQVAQQAGFRYLYTTRAFGSNQPGSDPLHIYRFAVRDTTGVSVGRRLNVAVHPVIGPIFNRWKAWRRRQRQK
- a CDS encoding glycosyltransferase family 2 protein, with protein sequence MASSSTTEVEQSAVSSSGKRLSVILITKNEQAHIRACLESVAFADEIIVVDSGSTDETVEIARSMGAKVTVTPDWPGFGPQKNRALDQATGEWVLSIDADERVTPELAQLIQQEMAQPRGTAYRIARLSEFAGRWMRHSGWWPDRVLRLFKRGTARFNDAKVHESVQTEHPVLILDGHFLHYPYASLEVFIDKINRYSSDAARQMQAKGKTTSLPGIAGHASWTFVRHYIVRRGFLDGPQGFILACMAASGSLFRYSKLWYYTRQKSD
- the dnaE gene encoding DNA polymerase III subunit alpha, with translation MSETTPSFVHLRSHSEFSVVDGIARIPEMIKKAQAYGQPALALTDLCNLFGQIKFYTSARKAGLKAIMGCDIWLQNEEDREKPSRLLLLVQNEAGYLSLCDILTRAWLGNQYKGRAEVQRAWLKECSGLIALSGGRMGDVGQALADGNLELARDCARHWENLFPGAFYIELQRSGADGDEQYVQAAMRLAAEMDLPVVATHPIQFIAPDDFRAHEVRVCIAEGEQLANPKRVKRFTQEQYFLSSDEMQQRFADVPSALENTLEIAKRCNLELELGKPYLPDFPTPDGMSLGDFLIQQAKDGLEIRLKQLYADPEEREKQRPTYEERLMWECNTIISMGFPGYFLIVADFINWGKHNGVPVGPGRGSGAGSLVAYSMGITDLDPLRYDLLFERFLNPERVSMPDFDVDFCQDNRERVIDYVKQKYGRQAVSQIATFGTLGAKAVVRDVGRVLELPYSLCDGLSKLIPFNPADPWTLERALADEPAFRERYENDEEVKALIDLARPLEGLTRSVGMHAGGVLIAPGKLIDFCPLYAQSGPDANAVSQYDKDDVEAAGLVKFDFLGLRNLTILDWAVRYVRQFNADKRDFDIMALPLDDDASYKILCEGNTTAVFQLESRGMKELLRSLRPSTFEDIIAMLALYRPGPLESGMVVDFVNRKHGRAEVDYFHPDLESTLSSTYGVIVYQEQVMLISQIIGGYSLGGADLLRRAMGKKKPEEMAKHRVLFEEGAVKKGHDPELAVKLFDLMEKFAGYGFNKSHSAAYALIAYHTAWLKAHHPAEFLAATLLSDMDDTDKVQIFWKDALANGVEVLPPDINASNYRFEPVQDSYTEKGLPPRTMRYGLGAVKGTGQAAVEAIVDARKQGGPFTSLFDFCRRVDRHQVNKRTIEALVRAGAFDTIDENRAALLASIGAATEAAEQAERSANQSSLFDDDSNDIVEGEVAKVAPWSLQDRLRQEKTALGFYFSGHLFDAWRDEVRRFAPTPLARLEASRSPQWFAGVLSAVRVRMTRRGKMLYAMLDDGSAQLEVAIFNELFEEHRQRLKEDQLIIIQGKVSNDDYTGGLRINADAIFDLQLAREARASCLSIGLNNNADAQRLQTLLAPHRAEQQGGVPVEVQLQRPDYECVVQLGPQWRVRLADSLLEQLEDWDATHEVEISYR
- a CDS encoding glycosyltransferase family 4 protein produces the protein MRPLRILHSEAATSFGGQENYILRAMRILRERGHQVEAACQPHAQLTERLRDEGFVVHTLLMDGPANYMRGVRQLRRVLRQGQFDVLNSHSRRDTMLAGVAGRLAGTPLIVRTRHLAKKVGSLMSYTIVPKRVITPSDYVRDHLIERGVKPEHVQVVYPCVDPSVIDSAPALDLRAELGLASDTLLVGCVAVLRREKGHHELIAAMQPLFDRYPQLHLVLVGGGSPGYEQLQALIAELGLQERIHMLGARSDVPSILPNLDVFALATHMEASGTVFVEAGCAGIPVVGSRIGGVPEVLQEGRSGLLADVHDKQAWCAAIEQLIQNPQLRQDMGAAGRLFCRSDERFTPVAMGDRLESAYYRWLKELQG
- a CDS encoding polysaccharide deacetylase family protein — its product is MYHQVGVPAPKGSPYRGLTVHPTDFRRQMTWLKRLGYRGLSMAQLMPYLRGEKQGKVVGISFDDGYRNVFQNAMPVLDELGFTATNYIVARHLDGSNFWDQPKGVPHSGLMSLPELRAWVNAGHEAGSHTLDHVHLTDVSSEIAHYQIAQSKTELQDALQVEVSAFCYPYGDQNQAIREQVRQAGYLNATTTNRGLARSDDDLFDLPRVTVSRSTNILRFVQKCVTRLEDKRRTVSRS
- a CDS encoding glycosyltransferase family 4 protein; the protein is MSSDQTHDTPAAIPERLRIAFVVDRFGNRFGGAEAYGVELMRELAEKHEITVFAREYDSRCDLKLAYVPIRHWSHWPGWIRGILFARQAAKATAQGFDIVHSHMNGWCGDVEVVHVTPVRFNWRVRPLPLLKKLGSYFSPRVWGYLGLEKRRLRPGPHAVVAVSGLIAEQLQQAYGSVHDYPVIAPGVALPQADVQGEERAKVRESLGFTKEQVVCLLVARNPLRKGLSTVLEALAKLPSHYRLLVVGGKPGLRDQMRQQLQALNMQDRVILQGETSNVDPFYRAADIYVHPTLNDSFGMAPLEAMSYGLPVVLSPAPWCGFAQYVQGGYHALLLSHPEDAQELAQAIEKISKDPVMARNLVENSRELLVQFSWPAVASQYQALYAEVLKRR
- a CDS encoding YdcF family protein, producing the protein MNVSSILTSLVIPLNLFAALLLVAVLLFILRLRKTAAALALAGLLWTGAWSLPATSLYAGGYLERMYPYQPAEQVTQADAIVVLGGHTAQNRSNWFLPQTAQKTSARVERAADLYKAGRAPYIVLSGAALDGGISEAKVMANTLNSLDVPASATLMENESLTTQQNGEYTAQLLEEKQAKKVLLVTSALHMPRAMAIFRKQGVNVIPAGAAPQLTVPNSPEFSMWKPNLMALQSSRSIIKEYVGILVYWSRGWA
- a CDS encoding YkgJ family cysteine cluster protein; amino-acid sequence: MICRSECGACCIAPSISSPIPGMPHGKPAGVPCIQLDEQLRCRIFGQPERPACCSGLQASQEMCGEKREDALIWLTELETLTAPLSKRYA